One genomic region from Candidatus Thermoplasmatota archaeon encodes:
- a CDS encoding DUF63 family protein: MNLKEFYKSKKTTLYIGVFIAILVVIIFGCILFPSVFYDQWIWKYYWGPVVADATSGTAWHNGVRANEGYTIISEITYGIILIIALYFIYKLLKKLEIKVDWRFALALMPYILFGSISRTLEDTGYFGEPFVYWFISPLIYFQIAAYALFFLLLGYYLEKKYKNPRITVNNILFSGGLICLIPSLVLIALWLLGYRWGDTSGISFNVFSIVIGISSLVVGLVYLIARRYKSNEKIAVYANPLNLSMLVGHLIDGLTSYISIKDPFNFDLHYAEKHPASNVLLNIWGPLFPITKFILIIVVVYVFDVLYKDELRNYVTLVNLLKIGIIILGFSPGLRDLLRVTMGV; this comes from the coding sequence ATGAACCTGAAAGAGTTTTATAAGAGTAAAAAAACAACCCTCTACATAGGCGTATTTATCGCTATCTTAGTTGTTATCATATTTGGCTGTATCCTATTTCCATCTGTTTTTTATGACCAGTGGATATGGAAATATTACTGGGGGCCCGTGGTTGCTGATGCAACAAGTGGAACAGCCTGGCATAATGGTGTTAGGGCAAACGAGGGTTACACAATAATATCAGAGATAACATATGGTATAATACTAATCATTGCACTCTATTTTATTTACAAACTTTTGAAAAAACTTGAGATAAAAGTTGATTGGAGATTTGCTTTGGCTTTAATGCCTTACATTCTGTTTGGATCTATAAGCAGGACTCTTGAAGATACTGGATATTTTGGTGAACCCTTTGTTTATTGGTTCATATCCCCCCTTATTTATTTCCAGATAGCTGCTTATGCCTTGTTTTTTTTGCTGTTAGGTTATTACCTTGAAAAAAAGTATAAGAACCCAAGGATCACAGTGAACAATATTTTGTTCTCTGGCGGGTTGATTTGTTTAATTCCATCGCTGGTTTTGATAGCTCTCTGGTTACTTGGTTATAGATGGGGTGATACAAGTGGTATAAGTTTCAATGTTTTCTCTATAGTCATAGGCATCTCTAGTCTAGTTGTTGGACTTGTTTATCTCATCGCGCGTAGATACAAATCCAATGAAAAAATCGCTGTTTATGCTAACCCTTTGAATTTGTCTATGCTTGTTGGTCATCTTATTGATGGTCTTACTAGCTATATTAGTATAAAGGATCCGTTTAACTTTGATTTGCATTACGCAGAAAAGCATCCCGCATCCAATGTTTTGTTGAATATCTGGGGGCCCTTGTTTCCTATAACTAAGTTTATTTTGATCATTGTTGTTGTCTACGTTTTTGATGTTTTGTATAAAGATGAGCTTAGAAATTATGTTACTCTTGTTAACTTATTGAAGATTGGTATCATTATTTTGGGTTTTTCACCTGGTTTACGTGATTTATTGAGAGTAACAATGGGTGTATGA